In Gymnogyps californianus isolate 813 chromosome 1, ASM1813914v2, whole genome shotgun sequence, the following are encoded in one genomic region:
- the IL26 gene encoding interleukin-26, whose translation MKVYSIFRSGRFLVLLCLFTVEGKKSPTGKHTCRKGLLSQVTENLYIKATSLKSSVPKDLIKNTRLLKKTTKMLFMTNCRVRDQLLSFYVKNVFSHLGVGSDKLYVTSAFQVLQANMNACLPCAPSTRLTSAVKKLKKTFLKLGEKGIYKAIHELDILLPWIQAYIKTIV comes from the exons ATGAAAGTATATTCTATTTTCAGATCTGGGCGTTTTTTagttctgctttgtcttttcacTGTGGAAGGCAAAAAGTCACCTACAGGAAAGCATACCTGCCGAAAAGGACTCCTCTCCCAAGTGACAGAGAACCTGTATATCAAGGCAACTAGTTTAAAATCATCTGTTCCT AAGGATCTCATCAAGAACACAAGACTGcttaaaaagacaacaaaaatgctgtttatg acaaACTGCCGTGTTCGAGATCAGCTCCTCTCCttttatgtgaaaaatgttttcagtcatCTTGGAGTAGGAAGTGACAAGTTGTACGTTACTAGTGCCTTCCAGGTCCTGCAAGCGAACATGAATGCCTGT CTTCCATGTGCTCCATCCACAAGGTTAACTTCTGCAgtcaaaaaattaaagaaaacgTTTCTTAAG CTTGGAGAAAAGGGAATCTACAAGGCCATCCATGAGCTGGATATTCTCCTTCCCTGGATTCAGGCCTACATAAAAACCATTGTATGA